The proteins below come from a single Malus domestica chromosome 03, GDT2T_hap1 genomic window:
- the LOC114824079 gene encoding putative receptor-like protein kinase At3g47110 — MLSNIRHRNLIKIISCCDELDFKALILQLMPNGSLEKWLYSPNRSMTILQGLDIKKDVALALEYLHHGYLIPIVHCDVKPSNILLDDDMVAHVADFGIARLIGNGDSVTETMTLATVGYMAPEFGMEGSVSTRGDVYSFGIVLMETFTKRKPTYEMFVGEMDLKHWIADSLFPDVAIGEVVDADILGAEEDGDFVSRRDCLSSVMRLALACSAALPGQRINMKDAAITLTKIKTKYLKDCGGVNS; from the exons ATGCTAAGCAATATCCGTCACCGGAATCTTATTAAAATCATAAGTTGCTGCGATGAACTTGATTTCAAAGCCTTGATACTTCAATTGATGCCTAATGGAAGCCTCGAAAAGTGGTTGTATTCTCCAAACCGCTCCATGACTATCCTGCAGGGGTTAGACATAAAGAAAGATGTTGCATTGGCACTAGAATATCTTCATCATGGTTACTTGATACCTATCGTTCATTGTGATGTGAAACCAAGCAATATACTACTAGATGATGATATGGTTGCACATGTTGCTGATTTTGGCATTGCAAGACTCATCGGCAATGGAGATTCGGTGACAGAAACCATGACCCTAGCCACAGTTGGATATATGGCTCCAG AGTTTGGGATGGAAGGAAGCGTTTCGACAAGAGGGGATGTGTATAGTTTTGGTATTGTACTTATGGAGACATTCACAAAAAGGAAGCCAACATACGAGATGTTTGTTGGGGAAATGGATTTAAAGCATTGGATTGCAGATTCATTATTTCCAGATGTTGCAATAGGTGAAGTTGTGGATGCCGATATACTTGGGGCGGAGGAAGATGGTGATTTTGTGAGCAGGAGGGATTGCTTATCTTCTGTTATGAGATTAGCTTTAGCATGCTCTGCAGCATTGCCGGGACAGAGGATTAACATGAAAGATGCCGCAATCACACTCACCAAAATCAAGACTAAGTACTTGAAGGACTGTGGAGGAGTGAACTCTTAG